CAGCCAGAAAATGGAAGGGTGTTCATAGTAGGAACGCATAGATATGGGACCAAAGCTTGTCTACTTTACTACAAGGAAAGAAAGCCCAGAAAGCCTGTGCTACTTAAATGGAGAGATTTAGACAGAGATAGTATAGTTGAGATAGAGGAACTCATAGTTCTATCATGAAAATGCCGTGGTGATGCTAATGAGGTGGGGATTGTTTAGTGTTTTGTTACTTGGTTTTGTGATTTTGAGTTCTTTTGGGAGTGCAAGTATTGTTAATGATAAAGCCTGTTCTGCCCGGCTTCAAGAGGGCGGGGATTTGGATATGGGACAATGTGGAGGAGCCAAACGTGCTGGTTTTCCGGAAGAGGCTTGTGTAGGTGAAGTGTATGGAAATCCCCCCTCTTGATGAAGAGCACATTGGAGAGTTCCAAGACCTGTACGTGGAATTTTTCAAAGAACTCCGCGAGAAGCAGGGGTGGAACGCGGGCGATGAAGAGGAGTACCGGAAGGAAGCCGAGGAATACTTCAATAGAGGAGATATAATCTTCCTCGCATTTGATGGAGCTCCCGCCGGCTTCATCCGGATTTCTAGCAGGGATGGAAGCTTCTGGATCGAGGAACTATACGTTAGGCCTGAATTCCGTGGAAGGGAGATCGGAAGGGCGCTCGTCGAGCGGGCGGAGAAAGAGGTTCTCAAACACGACACCTCCCTCTACCTCCTCGTCCTCCCACAGGACAAGAACGCGATAGGTTTCTGGAAGAGGATGGGCTACACAACGATAAACACGATAGAGCTCGTCAAGGAACTCAAACCCGGAGATGAGAAGTTCCACACGGTCGAAATCCTTGGAGAAGGCTTCAGGATCTTCAAGTGGAGGGACGAGAGGTTCAGCGAGGAAGAGAGGCGCTTCATGGAGCTGCTTGAGAAGTTCTACATGCAGGGCGGAAGCAAGGAGGAGTTCCTGGAGCTTGTGAACCGCGCCCTTGAGGGATGGCTGGAGTGATCACGGAAAAAGAGGAGATTGAAGTTCTCATGAAGGAACTCCCAAAGAAACCGGGAGAGCCTTCAGCGTTTCGTCCCGGGAACTCTGGGAATACCTCCATAAAGAGACCTACGAGGGTGATAGATACACATCTAGGGTATCTTAGAGAGTTTGATAGCAGGGATGAGCGGGAGGGATAGGCATGCTTGAGCTGATCATGGCTCTTGCCTTATGGCTTCTTGTTTTAATCCCAAGCTTCATAATAGCTGGGGAAGTCTCAAAGAAAAAAGATGATCCGTTTACAATTGGAGTGGCAACACAGGCGAGCTTTTTCCTGCTATCAGTAGCTGTGATATCCCTCATCGGGAACCTGGATGAATACGGCTTTAGATTCAACGTGATGTACGTTCCAAAAGCCTTCTTTGTTGGACTGCTTTTATCCACAATCACAGCCCCAATAGCCTATAAGCTGGTTCAAAACTATAGACCGGACTTTTTACCGGACACTCCGTTCAAGATTGCCATTTTAATGCTTGTTCTCGCACCTCTCGGCGAAGAGACACTTTACAGGGGCCTCATTGAGGGTTATCTCCTTTGCCGTACGAGTTTCTGGGTTGCGATAGTTTTCACAGCGGTTATCTTTGGTCTTGTTCACATACTGGCTTTTCGTGATGCCCCCAGAGGATTCAGGATTTTCATTGTGTTGGATGCATTCTTAATGGGTCTTGTAGCTGGCTACTTCAGAGCCTTCAGTGGTTCTTTGATTCCGACCTATGCCCTTCACTCAGCGGCTAATTTGGTTGGAATGATCGGCTGGCTGCGGCTGGAAAAGAAGTAAAATTTTAGGGTGTTGGATATGATTATCAAACCCCTCGAAACCGAAGCCGAGGTGTTGGCATGCCTCGATATAGCGAAAAATCTCCCCGAGTGGCTTAACGAAGCGGGCCTTAGGGCCATCGAGCGCGACCTTGGGAGGGAGAAGACCTATCTGGCGGTCGAAGGTGGAGATGTTCTCGGCTTCATAACGGTGAAGCCCATCAGCGAAAAAGCCCTCGAAATCCTCTGGATGGCCATAAAGAGGGAACACAGGAGGAAGGGCATCGGCTCTGCCCTGCTGAAGTTCGTTGAGGAGCTGGCCAGGGAGCGGGGTTTAGAAGTTATTGTTGTCAAAACCTCCGGCGACCTCTCCTACCGGCCCTACGATGAGACGAGGCGTTTCTACGAAAAGAACGGCTTCGTGAGGGTCGCCCTTATAGACCCCTACCCCGAGTGGGGCGAGGAGGCGCTGATTTATGTGAAGTGCCTCCAAAAAATTTAAATGCAAAGTTTTTCACCCTTTTCCATGCGCTGGAGTGAGGTCCCAAGAGACGCCAGGGCTTACATGCTCTACCACACGCTCATAGCCCCGGGACTCATAACATGGACGCTCTTCCCCCTCTACCTCATGATGACGGGCTACTCCATCCTCGAGGTCGGGGCGTTCTTCACGGCAGTGAACATCGTCGCCATTCCGCTCACCTACATCTTCGGCAGGCTCTTCAACCGCTGGGACATAAAGAAGGGCCTCATAGCGATAGACATCCTTGACGGGGTAGCTTACGTCATGTACGGCCTCGCCAAAGGGGCTATAGCGCCGCTGATGCTCTTTGGGGGAAAAGTGATTGACAAGCTATCCACGCTCCTCTATCCCCTCTACCAGGCCTACGAGCAGATAATCTATCCAGAGGACAAGTACGAGGAGATATTCGCCTGGCACCTCCGCCTACCTGAAATAGCTACTTTAGTGAGCTTTCCAGTAATGGGTTACCTCCTCGGTTACGTTTATACAGAGCCAGAGTACTACCGCCTGACCTTCCTCTTCTTCGGCCTCTTCTCGGTCGTGACGGTTACATACCTCTGGCTCTTTCTGCCTTCGGTGGGAAAGGAGGAGAGGATAAGCCCCGAAGGCTTCACCTTCAGGGCCGGAGAGTTCAAGCGCCTCCTAGCGTTTGAGACCCTATTAACGCTCGCGTGGGGGCTTGCACCGGAGTTCATACTCATAAACTACGTCGTCTTCGTGCTGAAAAAGACGGTCTTCGAGATAACTCTGATAACCGTTGCCAGCAGTGTGCTGAGAATAGCGGGCACCTACGCCAGCGAGAGGGTTCCAAAGGAAAAGGGCTTCCACGCGATAGCCCTTGGGATGTTCCTAAATGCCCTTTACGCCTTCGTGATGGCCCTCGCACCCCCCTTCTGGCTCGCCTTAGCAGTTTACGCCATCGGGGACTTTGGAAACGCACTCTGGTTCCCCTTCTACCGCTCGTGGCTCTTCAAGCTCATTCCAAGGGAGAAGACAACCGAGTTCCACGCGGCCCTTTCGAGCTACCGGAGGGTTCTCGGGCTTGTAACGCCTGTAGTGGCTGGCTTTCTTGCGAGCGTCCACCCGACACTTCCATACGGTGCAAGCCTTGTGGGCTTCATAGCGGCGGGACTGCTCCTCCTGTGGATTGCGAAGAGAAAGTAAAAACTCAAGCCTCCCCCATCTGGGACGTGTAGAGCCTGTAGAAGTGGCCCTTCCTAGCGAGCAGCTCCTCTGGAGGCCCTTCCTCCACTATCTTTCCGTTGTCAACTACCACGACCTTGTCGGCGAAGCGTGTTATCCCCAGACGGTGGGCTATTATGATGCTCGTCCTGCCTTCCATCAGCTTGAGCATGGCGTCCTGAACCAGCCTCTCCGTCTTGGGGTCAACGCTCGAGAGTGCCTCATCGAGGATGACTATATCCGGATCTTTAAGGAGAGCCCTCGCCAGTGAGATCAGCTGCCTCTCGCCGACGGAGAGCAGCTTCCCGGCCTCGCCTGCGGAGGTCTCGTATCCCTTCGGAAGGCGCATTATGAACTCGTGGACGCCGAGCTGCCTGCACACCCTGATTACGTCCTCCTCGCTGGCTTCGGGGTTCGCCATCAGGATGTTCTCCATTATCGTGCCCGGAAAGAGGTACGTCTCCTGGGGGACGTAGCCAACCTTCCTCCGCAGGCTCTTCCTGCTTATCTCCCTTCCGTCGATACCGTCGTAGAGGATTCTCCCTTCGGTTGGATCATAGAAGCGCATTATCAAATTGGCTATGGTGGTCTTTCCGGCTCCGGTCCTCCCGACCACCGCTATCTTTGACGCCGGCGGAATGTGGAGGTTTATCCCCTTTAGGACCGGTCTTCCCCTCTCGTACTCGAACCAGACGTTATCAAACTTGATCTCCCCGCCGAGCTTATTGAAATGGATTCCCCTGTAGTCCTCAACGTTCTCGTCGTCAAGAACCTCGTATATCCTCTCAAGGGCGGCCAAAGCGGATTGAAGGCTGTCGTACATGCTCACAACGTTGTTTATCGGCCCCCTAAACCTCTGGGCGTACTGGATGAAGGCGACGACCACACCAACGCTTACCGCTCCCTGATATGCAAGGTAGCCACCGTAGGCTATGACGAACACAACCGAGAGCAGGCTGGTTATGTTCATGAGCGGCCAGAAGAGGCCCATGTATACTGCCACGCGGAGGTAGGCTTTTATCGTGTCTCTGGATACCCTGGAAAACTCCCTCTCGACCTCCGCTTCCCTGCCGAATGCCCTTATGGTCTCAACCCCGGCAACGCTCTCCTCCACCACGCTGGATATCTTGGCTATCTTCTGCCTCGTCTCCCTGTAGGCCCTTCTCATCTTCCCGCCGAAGTAGTAAGCGACGAGAATCATCAGGGGAACGCTCGTGAGGGTAACGAGGGTAAGCCGGACGTCGAGGAGGAGCATCGCTACAATTATCCCGACAAGGCTCAGAAGGCTCCCAAGGCCCCCAAGAAGCCCGGAAACAAGGACATCGTTAACGATGCCGGTGTCGTTGATGATCCTCGACACGAGGTCGCCCGTTGACTGGTTCTTGAAGAAGGCGAGACTTGAGCGGAGAACCTTCTCGTGTAGCCTCGCCCTCAGGTCGCGAAGCACCTTCTGGCCGAAGACCTCGATGTAGAACGTCTGGAGAGTGGCGAAGAACCACTGGGCGATGAGGGCACAGAGGTAGAGGAGGGCGATGACCCAGAAGCGGTCGTAGTTCCCCGGGACGATGTAGCGGTCGATCGCCACGCTCAGGATGTAGGGCGGGGCGAGAACCGCCAGGGCGGAGCCGATTATGCTGAGGATGACTATCACAAGGGTTCTCCTGTGGGAGAGGGCCTCGCCTATAAACCTTTTGAGGAGAGAGAGCGAGGATTTTGGCGCTTCACTGGCCATTCCAGCCACCCCCGCCAAGCATCTCGCTGAAGAACCCTCCCTTCCCCGCCAGTTCCTCGGGCCTTCCGTCCTCGACTACCCTTCCATCACTCATCACGATGACCCTGTCGGTAAGTTTGGCCATCGAGAGCCTCTGGGAGACTATCACCGCGGTTTTGCCCTCGAGGATCTCCTCCAGGTCTTCGACCAGCTTCCTCTCAGTCTCGGCGTCGAGGTTGGAAACAGGGTCATCGAGGAGTATTATCTTCGGCTCGAGGAGAAGGGCTCTCGCCAGGGCTATCCTCTGCCTCTGGCCGCCGGAGAGCGTCACCCCCTTCTCCCCAACGACCGTGTCGTAGCCATCGGGAAGCAAGGCGATGAAGTCGTGGATTTTCGCTATCTTCGCCGCCCTGATTATCTCCTCCATGCTCGCGTCGGGCTTGGCCAGGGCAATGTTCTCTCCCAGGCTCCGGTTGAAGATGAATGGTTCCTGAGGAACGTAGGCGACGATTTTCCGGAGGTTTGAGGTCTTTACCTTCCTAACGTCGATTCCATCAATCAGGACCTCCCCCTCCTCTGGCTCGTAGAAGCGCGCTATGAGCTTCAGCAGGGTGCTCTTCCCGGAACCCGGCGGGCCGGTTATGAGTACCCTTTCACCCGGCAGGATTTTCAGGTTCAGCCCCCTGAGAACGGTCTTTCCGGTGTGGTAGGTGAGGTAAACGTCCCTAAACTCTATCTCACCCCTTGGATTCGTCAGCTCAACCGCATCGGGCGGGTCGACCTCGGCAGGAGCGGAATCGATAACGTCGAAGAGCCTTGATGCCGCCGCCAGGCTCCTCTGGATGTCGCCTATCGTGAAGCCGAGCGCCCTTAGCGGCCACGTCATCGTGAGCATGTAGGTGAGAAAGGCAGTCAGCTCGCCAACCGTCAGGTTGCCGACCATTATCGCCCTCCCGCCGTAGTAGAGCATGGCACTCATCGCTACCCCCATTATGAGGAAGGGGGCGTTGCCGTAGAGGGCGGTAATCTTCGTGGCCTCAACGTTCAGGCCGTACAATTTTTCGTTCTCTCCCTCGAACTTCCCCTGGAGGCTCTCCTCCACGGAGAGGGCCTTTATCGTTTTCACGCCGGCTATGCTGCCGGTTGAGATCGAGGCTATAACGCCCGTCTGGTGCCTCACCTCGTCGTAGATCGGCCTCACTTTCCTCGCGTAGGTCGTGTTTAAGGCGACCACGATGGCTATCGTGAGGAGGGCCACTACGGTCAGGGTTCCGCTCATCCGCGCCATGTAGTAGAGGGAGACGATGATAAGGAAGACGGAGTAGACGAACATCCTCACGCGGAAGGAGAGAAAGCGCGTTATCCTCTCCGTGTCGTTGGTTATCCTGCTTATGAGCTGGCCGGAGTAGGTCCTGTCGAAGAACTCCATCCGGTGCCTCTGGATTGCCCCGAAGGCGTCCATGCGGAGGTAATAGACTGCATGTTGGGCCGCCTTGACGAGGAGATACCGCCCGCTGAAGCTGAAGGCCCCATTGAGTACCGCCACGAGGAGAATTAAGACAGCGTAGTAGACCGCCACTCTGTAATCGCCGGTTGTTATGCCCCCGTCTATGGCCTCCCTTATGAGGACGGGGATTATACCGCTGGTGTAGGACATGAGCAGTACTAAAGCCAATCCCGCAACGAAGTGGGGCTTGTACTCCCTCAGGTATCCCAGCAGCCGGATAAGTTGCTTCAGTGAGTCGGCCATGGCGAGGAAACCTTACGTCCGCTACTATAAATATTTGCCGGTTAAGACGTTCATCTAATAGAGTCCTCAGCACGCCCACGGCTTGAGCATCGGCGCATGTGCTATCAAAAATCGTGTGAAGGCCACCATGCGCCTATAAAGACCGATAACCTTCCAGTTGCCGATTCAGAGGTACGTCTCAACGAGAAAGACGGAAAGAGAACAAAGCCCCCGGAACCGGTTTTTCTCTTCATTCCCGCCACTTCAGAACTCCGGGATCCTTATCGGCGCCTGCAGCTCCTTTTCGTTCTTTTCAAGGTTGGTCGCGAGCATCTTTATTCTCTCGCAGCCCTTTATCTCCCTGATGAACTCCGCGACGCTCTTGGGCACCAGCTCCTCCCAGGGCTGCCCCTCGATCATGCGCTTTCTTATCTCGGTCGCCGAGAGGATGTCCTTCCTGAACATCGGCTGGACGATGACCTCGTAACCCTTCTCGCGGAAGAGCTGGGCAACGAGGGAGTTTCCGGTGAAGACGACGTCGAAGCGCGGAACCATGCTCACCACGTAGGTCGCCCAGATGGCGTTGAAGTTTATGTCCGGGAGCGGGATGAGGTAGTATCTCTTTTCAGTTAGTCCCGCCTCCTCGAGCGCCCTTATGAGCATCTCCATCCTCTCGCTTGTCGTGAAGGGGTTCTTGAGCGTGTGACTGGCCTGAGCACTTCCGATTCCAATTATAACCTCATCAACCTGGGAAAAGACAAATTCAAGGGCCTTCACGTGCCCGTTGTGGACGGGCTGAAACCTGCCGACGAAGAGACCGCGTTTGATTTTGGTCATGACCCTACCTCCGTTCGAGATTTTTGAACCTTTCGTTCGAGATTTTTAAACCAACCTCACCCTCACCTCATCCTCAACCTTAAGGCCGAGCCTTTCGGCTGCGCTCCCCTGGTTCACTGCTATCTCAAGGTAGTCGTGGCTTCCGGGCAAAGCTAGAAGCTCTCCAGGCTTAACCTGCCCGTAGGTGTCACGGTACGGGATTCTGAGGCCGAAGTCCGGCAGTTCAACGTCCCCAGGCCTCCCGTAGTCTTCCAAGTTAAGGATGACGTTGCCGAAGTCGTCGATGTAGATGACCTTAAGCAGCCATGCATCGCCCGCTTTCCTCGGCTCGACGTCGAGTCTGATGAGAGAATCCAGCGGGATCTCCTCGGCGAACTGCTCCGGCTCTATCCCTGCCTCAAGAAGCGCCCCAGCCGGCCCGAAGACGTCCCTGCCGTGGAAGGTGGAGCTTATTCTCCAGCCCGTGAAGCGCCCGAGCCGTTCGAAGTCTATAGTCCAGGCCCTCTTCGCTCTGATGTGCCTGAGCGGGAGTGTAGCCAGGCCGTTGTCAGGAACGACGAGCCACTGATTTCCCTCGATTATCACCGCCTTTCTCGAGGTACCCACTCCCGGATCAATTACTCCAACGTGAACCGCGCCCTCGGGCGAATACTTGACCACCTGCTCCATGACGAAGGAACCCTCCAGGACGGAGTGGCGAGTTAGTGAGTGGGTAACGTCAACGATGACGGCGTTCGGGTTGAGCCTGAGCATCGCGACCTTCATCTCCCCCACGTAGGGACCCCTCAGCCCAAAATCGGTCGTCAGCGTTATCACCGCCACCACCCAAAGTTTATTAACCGGTTGTCCTTTAAAGGGTTTGGAAGATGGTTATGAGAAAAGTCCTCCTCGCTCTCCTCGTTCTCACAGTGCTGGCCTCGGGGTGCCTGTTCAAACCACCGGCGGAGGTTAGGTTCTCGCTGGACAAGACGACCGTTCCGCCCGACGGGACGATCCATGTCGTTGTCCTCGTCAACAACACGGGGAAGGTGGGGCTGACCGGAGCGACGCTCGTCCTCGGGGACGACAGCTTCCAGATACTCCAGGAGCCGAGGTTCCCGGATGTCCTGCCCGTAGGGGAGGCGGTTCAGCTCGTGTGGATACTAAAAGCACCCGCCAAGCCCGGCTACTACGACCTCAAGCTCTCCCTGGAGCTGACCGACGAGCTGAAGAGGACGTGGACCGGCTTCTACGGCCAGTTTAGAGTCGTCGTCTCCGAGGAGGCGACCGCTCCGGACGAGATATCCATGAACGTGAGCGCTCCCAAGAGCCTCCACGGTGGCGAAACGGCGAGACTGACCATCAGGCTGCGGAGCACCCTGGACGTACCGATGGACCTAATCGACCTCAGGCTCGACCTTCTCGAGGGCATGAAGATCGTCAGCGCCGATGCACTTCCCGACACGATACAGCCGGGTGAGGTCATTCCGCTCAGGTACACGGTAAAGGCACCCTACGCCTACAGGAACGGCTACGTCTCGGTGATTCTGAGGTACAAAGTAGGGGACGCCGAGAAGAGCGTCGTTAAGAGCGTCCCTCTGGAGATAACCTGGACTCCCTGGAACGAGAGCGAGGAGACCCTGAAAGAGGCATACGGCCTCAAATATCACTGGGTTACAGATGAGTACCTCCTGGATGGGTACTGGGCGGACAAATACAACTCGACTCCGTCCGTCGATAGGGAAGAACTGAAGAACTGGACCCTGAAGGTTATAGGACACTCAAAGTCCGAGATGGAAGCCGCCGAGGCCGTGTATAAGTGGATGATGCGCACTTACTCGTTTGGAGACACAACCTCGACCCTCGAGCCGGGGAAGATATTCATCCAGGACAGAATAAGCTATGCGGAGGGGCAGATACTCCTGACGGCCATGCTCCGCTCGGTGAAGGTTCCGGCGAGGATCGTCACTCTCTACAACGGGACCGACTGCACGAAGAGACCGATCACGGAGTTCTACACCGCCGACGGCTGGTACGTGGTGGACATCGAGCACGGTTTCGTTGGCTCCCTCGAGGACTACCTCGGCAGTCCCTACTTCCCAAGGCTCTACCAGCTGATAACCAGGGACGGATACAGGATGGTGGCCCAGAGTCCCGAAAGGCTGGAAGGGCACGAGCACGTCGACGTTACCGGGGATTTCATAGCGAATCTTGAAGACAGGCTTCTGACGGTGGTCAGCGGCAGGCTCAAACCGGAGCTGAGGTCCAAGCTCATGATAGTGATGAACAACCTCGACGAGAACGAGAGACTCTACGCGCTGTTCCTCCTCAGCTCGGCGCCGAGCGACGAGGAACTCAACGGGGTGATGGAGGAGTACGGCACCAAGAAGATAGAGCAAAACGTAAAAACCATGTACGAGTTCTACAGGGACATGGAGTGGAGCGACGACTTCACGAAATACTGGAGGATATTCGCGGGTGAGGTGAGATGATAACGATCCTTCGTCTCGGACACAGGCCCGAGAGGGACAAGAGGATTACGACGCATGTCGCGTTAACGGCAAGGGCCTTCGGGGCGGATAAAATCATTATAGCCGCCGAGGAGGACGAGCACGTTAAAGAGAGCGTCGAGGACGTTGTGAGGAGATGGGGCGGACCCTTCGAGATAACCTTCGACCCCAGCTGGAAGAGGCTCATGAGGGAGTGGAAGGCAAGCGGTGGGGTGATAGCCCACCTGACGATGTACGGAATCCA
This window of the Thermococcus siculi genome carries:
- a CDS encoding tRNA (cytidine(56)-2'-O)-methyltransferase, translated to MITILRLGHRPERDKRITTHVALTARAFGADKIIIAAEEDEHVKESVEDVVRRWGGPFEITFDPSWKRLMREWKASGGVIAHLTMYGIHIDDALPHIREELLSGKDVMVVVGAEKVPREVYEMADYNVAVGNQPHSEVAALAVFLDRLLDGEGLRKEFQNAKLKIIPQERGKRVIEL
- a CDS encoding GNAT family N-acetyltransferase produces the protein MIIKPLETEAEVLACLDIAKNLPEWLNEAGLRAIERDLGREKTYLAVEGGDVLGFITVKPISEKALEILWMAIKREHRRKGIGSALLKFVEELARERGLEVIVVKTSGDLSYRPYDETRRFYEKNGFVRVALIDPYPEWGEEALIYVKCLQKI
- a CDS encoding ABC transporter ATP-binding protein, with the translated sequence MADSLKQLIRLLGYLREYKPHFVAGLALVLLMSYTSGIIPVLIREAIDGGITTGDYRVAVYYAVLILLVAVLNGAFSFSGRYLLVKAAQHAVYYLRMDAFGAIQRHRMEFFDRTYSGQLISRITNDTERITRFLSFRVRMFVYSVFLIIVSLYYMARMSGTLTVVALLTIAIVVALNTTYARKVRPIYDEVRHQTGVIASISTGSIAGVKTIKALSVEESLQGKFEGENEKLYGLNVEATKITALYGNAPFLIMGVAMSAMLYYGGRAIMVGNLTVGELTAFLTYMLTMTWPLRALGFTIGDIQRSLAAASRLFDVIDSAPAEVDPPDAVELTNPRGEIEFRDVYLTYHTGKTVLRGLNLKILPGERVLITGPPGSGKSTLLKLIARFYEPEEGEVLIDGIDVRKVKTSNLRKIVAYVPQEPFIFNRSLGENIALAKPDASMEEIIRAAKIAKIHDFIALLPDGYDTVVGEKGVTLSGGQRQRIALARALLLEPKIILLDDPVSNLDAETERKLVEDLEEILEGKTAVIVSQRLSMAKLTDRVIVMSDGRVVEDGRPEELAGKGGFFSEMLGGGGWNGQ
- a CDS encoding MFS transporter, which translates into the protein MRWSEVPRDARAYMLYHTLIAPGLITWTLFPLYLMMTGYSILEVGAFFTAVNIVAIPLTYIFGRLFNRWDIKKGLIAIDILDGVAYVMYGLAKGAIAPLMLFGGKVIDKLSTLLYPLYQAYEQIIYPEDKYEEIFAWHLRLPEIATLVSFPVMGYLLGYVYTEPEYYRLTFLFFGLFSVVTVTYLWLFLPSVGKEERISPEGFTFRAGEFKRLLAFETLLTLAWGLAPEFILINYVVFVLKKTVFEITLITVASSVLRIAGTYASERVPKEKGFHAIALGMFLNALYAFVMALAPPFWLALAVYAIGDFGNALWFPFYRSWLFKLIPREKTTEFHAALSSYRRVLGLVTPVVAGFLASVHPTLPYGASLVGFIAAGLLLLWIAKRK
- a CDS encoding transglutaminase-like domain-containing protein produces the protein MVMRKVLLALLVLTVLASGCLFKPPAEVRFSLDKTTVPPDGTIHVVVLVNNTGKVGLTGATLVLGDDSFQILQEPRFPDVLPVGEAVQLVWILKAPAKPGYYDLKLSLELTDELKRTWTGFYGQFRVVVSEEATAPDEISMNVSAPKSLHGGETARLTIRLRSTLDVPMDLIDLRLDLLEGMKIVSADALPDTIQPGEVIPLRYTVKAPYAYRNGYVSVILRYKVGDAEKSVVKSVPLEITWTPWNESEETLKEAYGLKYHWVTDEYLLDGYWADKYNSTPSVDREELKNWTLKVIGHSKSEMEAAEAVYKWMMRTYSFGDTTSTLEPGKIFIQDRISYAEGQILLTAMLRSVKVPARIVTLYNGTDCTKRPITEFYTADGWYVVDIEHGFVGSLEDYLGSPYFPRLYQLITRDGYRMVAQSPERLEGHEHVDVTGDFIANLEDRLLTVVSGRLKPELRSKLMIVMNNLDENERLYALFLLSSAPSDEELNGVMEEYGTKKIEQNVKTMYEFYRDMEWSDDFTKYWRIFAGEVR
- a CDS encoding nicotinamide-nucleotide adenylyltransferase produces the protein MTKIKRGLFVGRFQPVHNGHVKALEFVFSQVDEVIIGIGSAQASHTLKNPFTTSERMEMLIRALEEAGLTEKRYYLIPLPDINFNAIWATYVVSMVPRFDVVFTGNSLVAQLFREKGYEVIVQPMFRKDILSATEIRKRMIEGQPWEELVPKSVAEFIREIKGCERIKMLATNLEKNEKELQAPIRIPEF
- a CDS encoding SAM hydrolase/SAM-dependent halogenase family protein, coding for MITLTTDFGLRGPYVGEMKVAMLRLNPNAVIVDVTHSLTRHSVLEGSFVMEQVVKYSPEGAVHVGVIDPGVGTSRKAVIIEGNQWLVVPDNGLATLPLRHIRAKRAWTIDFERLGRFTGWRISSTFHGRDVFGPAGALLEAGIEPEQFAEEIPLDSLIRLDVEPRKAGDAWLLKVIYIDDFGNVILNLEDYGRPGDVELPDFGLRIPYRDTYGQVKPGELLALPGSHDYLEIAVNQGSAAERLGLKVEDEVRVRLV
- a CDS encoding CPBP family intramembrane glutamic endopeptidase — protein: MLELIMALALWLLVLIPSFIIAGEVSKKKDDPFTIGVATQASFFLLSVAVISLIGNLDEYGFRFNVMYVPKAFFVGLLLSTITAPIAYKLVQNYRPDFLPDTPFKIAILMLVLAPLGEETLYRGLIEGYLLCRTSFWVAIVFTAVIFGLVHILAFRDAPRGFRIFIVLDAFLMGLVAGYFRAFSGSLIPTYALHSAANLVGMIGWLRLEKK
- a CDS encoding ABC transporter ATP-binding protein; the encoded protein is MASEAPKSSLSLLKRFIGEALSHRRTLVIVILSIIGSALAVLAPPYILSVAIDRYIVPGNYDRFWVIALLYLCALIAQWFFATLQTFYIEVFGQKVLRDLRARLHEKVLRSSLAFFKNQSTGDLVSRIINDTGIVNDVLVSGLLGGLGSLLSLVGIIVAMLLLDVRLTLVTLTSVPLMILVAYYFGGKMRRAYRETRQKIAKISSVVEESVAGVETIRAFGREAEVEREFSRVSRDTIKAYLRVAVYMGLFWPLMNITSLLSVVFVIAYGGYLAYQGAVSVGVVVAFIQYAQRFRGPINNVVSMYDSLQSALAALERIYEVLDDENVEDYRGIHFNKLGGEIKFDNVWFEYERGRPVLKGINLHIPPASKIAVVGRTGAGKTTIANLIMRFYDPTEGRILYDGIDGREISRKSLRRKVGYVPQETYLFPGTIMENILMANPEASEEDVIRVCRQLGVHEFIMRLPKGYETSAGEAGKLLSVGERQLISLARALLKDPDIVILDEALSSVDPKTERLVQDAMLKLMEGRTSIIIAHRLGITRFADKVVVVDNGKIVEEGPPEELLARKGHFYRLYTSQMGEA
- a CDS encoding GNAT family N-acetyltransferase, with amino-acid sequence MEIPPLDEEHIGEFQDLYVEFFKELREKQGWNAGDEEEYRKEAEEYFNRGDIIFLAFDGAPAGFIRISSRDGSFWIEELYVRPEFRGREIGRALVERAEKEVLKHDTSLYLLVLPQDKNAIGFWKRMGYTTINTIELVKELKPGDEKFHTVEILGEGFRIFKWRDERFSEEERRFMELLEKFYMQGGSKEEFLELVNRALEGWLE